A single Cupriavidus sp. D39 DNA region contains:
- a CDS encoding DMT family transporter, giving the protein MMLVSTLVFFSVLKLMPLAEATALNFCAPLFVVALSPWLLGERPSAHARVSRWSGVAIGFVGMLIVVRPGGELSGAGIALGLLSALVFALMQMLTRRIAAHDAPMTTLIQSGVTGAALTTLLVPFFWFEAAPTPLQAVLLLSTGITGSIGHYFVIRAFQYADASFLSPFLYLQILSATTIGYLAFGQLPDWITALGVAVICVGGLCVAGGESALRAVARRLGRAG; this is encoded by the coding sequence ATGATGCTGGTCTCGACGCTGGTGTTCTTCAGCGTGCTCAAGCTGATGCCGCTGGCCGAGGCCACGGCGCTGAATTTCTGCGCGCCGCTGTTCGTGGTGGCGTTGTCGCCCTGGCTGCTGGGCGAGCGCCCGAGCGCACATGCGCGCGTCAGCCGCTGGAGCGGCGTGGCCATCGGCTTCGTCGGCATGCTGATCGTGGTGCGCCCTGGCGGGGAGCTGAGCGGGGCCGGCATTGCGCTGGGCTTGTTGTCGGCACTGGTGTTCGCGCTGATGCAGATGCTGACGCGGCGCATTGCCGCGCATGACGCACCCATGACCACCTTGATCCAGAGCGGTGTGACCGGCGCGGCCCTGACCACCCTGCTGGTGCCCTTCTTCTGGTTCGAAGCGGCACCCACGCCCCTGCAAGCCGTGCTCCTGCTGAGCACCGGCATCACCGGCTCGATTGGCCACTATTTTGTGATCCGCGCGTTCCAATACGCCGACGCGTCATTTCTCAGCCCCTTCCTCTACCTGCAGATCCTCTCGGCGACGACCATCGGCTACCTGGCGTTCGGCCAGCTGCCGGACTGGATCACCGCGCTCGGCGTGGCGGTGATCTGCGTGGGTGGCCTGTGCGTGGCGGGGGGCGAGTCGGCGCTGCGGGCGGTCGCGCGCCGGCTTGGGCGGGCGGGCTGA
- a CDS encoding NAD(P)H-hydrate dehydratase, with amino-acid sequence MQSSAPNSPALAAPLPADAWLPLDAASASAIPLYDVAAIRRIEAAAMASLPAFELMSRAGTAAAAWLAHHAPAGPLLLLAGPGNNGGDALVAATHLHQAGRQVQVWLTAEPDRLPADAGRAWQEARSAGVALQAVPESACHGGLPPFPPQTCALVDGLFGIGLNRAADGFTAQWIAHLAESRLPVFALDIPSGLFADTGAGAPAVRALRTLTFIGAKPGLLTLDGRDCAGEVDIAPLGLFYPPAQPACTTVNVPASFAAALPARRHATNKGTFGSLAVVGGGIGMTGAPLLGARAAQHLGAGRVHIAFLAQPAPLLDLVHPELMLHPIADIELTAMSALVIGPGMGTGTAARKQLAQLLHASAGATEPPALVLDADALNLLAADPALAAMLAGGPPVRVMTPHPLEAARLSGISVAEIQRDRLAAARSLAAQWQAVVVLKGSGTVIASPPDAGASVSLSINPTGNAGLATAGTGDVLAGMIGALLAQGMPALQAAQAAVWLHGRAADHLVAQGTGPAGLTASELYLPVRDLFNALLRAQRA; translated from the coding sequence ATGCAAAGCTCTGCCCCGAACTCTCCCGCGCTGGCCGCCCCGCTGCCCGCCGATGCCTGGCTGCCCCTCGACGCGGCAAGCGCCAGCGCGATCCCGCTGTACGACGTGGCGGCCATCCGCCGTATCGAGGCGGCCGCCATGGCCAGCCTGCCCGCCTTCGAGCTGATGTCCCGAGCCGGCACCGCCGCCGCGGCCTGGCTGGCGCACCACGCGCCGGCGGGCCCGCTGCTGCTACTGGCCGGCCCGGGCAACAACGGCGGCGACGCGCTGGTGGCCGCCACCCACCTGCACCAGGCCGGGCGCCAGGTCCAGGTGTGGCTGACGGCCGAGCCCGATCGCCTGCCCGCCGACGCCGGGCGTGCGTGGCAGGAGGCGCGCTCGGCCGGCGTGGCGCTGCAGGCCGTGCCGGAGTCCGCCTGCCATGGCGGCCTGCCGCCGTTTCCGCCGCAGACTTGCGCGCTGGTCGACGGCTTGTTCGGCATTGGCCTGAACCGCGCCGCCGATGGCTTCACCGCGCAGTGGATCGCGCACCTGGCCGAATCCCGGCTGCCGGTGTTCGCGCTCGACATCCCGAGCGGGCTGTTCGCCGACACCGGCGCCGGCGCGCCGGCGGTGCGCGCCTTGCGCACCCTCACCTTCATCGGCGCCAAGCCGGGCCTGCTGACGCTCGACGGGCGCGATTGCGCGGGCGAGGTCGATATCGCCCCGCTCGGGCTGTTCTACCCGCCGGCCCAGCCAGCCTGCACCACGGTGAACGTGCCAGCGTCATTTGCCGCGGCGCTGCCCGCGCGGCGCCATGCCACCAACAAGGGCACGTTCGGCTCGCTGGCCGTGGTCGGCGGCGGCATCGGCATGACCGGCGCGCCGCTGCTTGGCGCGCGTGCCGCGCAGCACCTGGGCGCCGGGCGCGTGCACATCGCCTTCCTGGCGCAGCCCGCGCCGCTGCTCGACCTCGTGCATCCGGAGCTGATGCTGCACCCGATCGCGGATATCGAGCTGACCGCCATGTCCGCGCTGGTGATCGGCCCGGGCATGGGCACGGGCACCGCGGCGCGCAAGCAGCTGGCGCAGTTGCTGCATGCCAGCGCGGGCGCCACCGAGCCGCCCGCGCTGGTGCTCGATGCCGATGCGCTGAACCTGCTAGCCGCGGATCCCGCGCTTGCCGCCATGCTCGCCGGCGGGCCGCCGGTGCGCGTGATGACGCCGCATCCACTCGAAGCCGCGCGCCTGTCCGGCATCAGCGTGGCCGAGATCCAGCGCGACCGCCTGGCGGCGGCGCGCTCGCTCGCGGCCCAATGGCAGGCCGTGGTCGTGCTCAAGGGCTCGGGCACGGTGATCGCGTCGCCGCCGGATGCTGGCGCCAGCGTGTCACTGTCGATCAATCCCACCGGCAACGCCGGGCTAGCCACCGCCGGCACCGGCGACGTGCTGGCCGGCATGATCGGCGCGCTATTGGCCCAGGGCATGCCGGCGCTGCAGGCCGCGCAGGCCGCGGTCTGGCTGCACGGGCGCGCCGCCGACCACCTGGTGGCGCAGGGCACCGGCCCCGCGGGCCTGACCGCAAGCGAGCTCTACCTGCCGGTGCGCGACCTGTTCAATGCCCTGCTGCGGGCGCAGCGAGCATGA
- a CDS encoding D-amino acid dehydrogenase — protein sequence MHVIVIGAGVIGVCSAWYLREAGFEVTVVERRAAPAQESSFGNAGVIAPGYVTPWAAPGMPGKVLRNLFASTSPVLFRPSADPAMWRWIVRWLGECTLERYRINKLRMQRLAFYSRECLHALRSQLEIDYEQSQGYLQLFRTRRDRDLAEPALALLREHKVPHRLVDADDCRRIEPGLATDTPLAGGLHLPEDESGNCPMFVRRLRVLAEAAGVRFVMDSDAGALRPLPGGKLSLDLRGTAAGDAGSAREALTADRVLVSAGVASAALLRPLGLRIPLYPVKGYSATVQVSDELQAPLAALMDESYKVAITRMGNRLRIAGTAEVGSRKLDLRPAAVNTLLKVARDWFPVAGHYGAATLWAGARPMLPDGPPLIGATAVPGLYLNLGHGSTGWAMACGSGRIAADLIAGNRPGIELDGLTPDRYGLGPR from the coding sequence ATGCATGTGATCGTCATCGGCGCCGGCGTGATCGGCGTCTGTTCCGCCTGGTACCTGCGCGAGGCCGGCTTCGAGGTGACCGTGGTCGAGCGGCGCGCCGCGCCGGCGCAGGAATCCAGTTTCGGCAATGCCGGCGTGATCGCGCCCGGCTATGTCACCCCGTGGGCCGCGCCCGGCATGCCAGGCAAGGTGCTGCGCAACCTCTTCGCCAGCACCTCGCCCGTCCTGTTCCGGCCCAGCGCCGATCCGGCCATGTGGCGCTGGATCGTGCGCTGGCTGGGCGAATGCACGCTGGAGCGGTACCGCATCAACAAGCTGCGCATGCAGCGCCTGGCCTTCTACAGCCGCGAATGCCTGCATGCGCTTCGCAGCCAGCTTGAGATCGACTACGAGCAATCGCAAGGCTATCTGCAGCTGTTTCGCACCCGGCGCGACCGGGACCTTGCCGAACCAGCGCTGGCCCTGCTGCGCGAACACAAGGTGCCGCACCGGCTGGTCGACGCCGACGACTGCCGGCGCATCGAGCCTGGCCTCGCCACCGATACGCCGCTGGCCGGCGGCCTGCACCTGCCCGAGGACGAATCGGGCAACTGCCCGATGTTCGTGCGCCGGCTGCGCGTGCTGGCCGAGGCCGCGGGCGTGCGCTTTGTCATGGACAGCGACGCCGGCGCGCTGCGGCCGTTGCCGGGCGGCAAGCTCTCGCTTGACCTGCGTGGCACCGCTGCCGGCGATGCAGGCAGCGCGCGCGAGGCGCTCACCGCCGATCGCGTGCTGGTCAGCGCAGGCGTGGCCAGCGCCGCGTTGCTGCGCCCGCTGGGCCTGCGCATCCCGCTCTATCCGGTCAAAGGCTATTCCGCCACGGTGCAGGTCAGCGATGAGCTGCAGGCGCCGCTGGCCGCGCTGATGGACGAGTCGTACAAGGTCGCCATCACGCGCATGGGCAACCGCCTGCGGATCGCCGGCACCGCCGAGGTCGGCTCGCGCAAGCTCGACCTGCGCCCCGCGGCCGTCAACACCTTGCTCAAGGTGGCGCGCGACTGGTTTCCGGTTGCGGGCCACTATGGCGCGGCCACGCTGTGGGCCGGCGCCCGCCCGATGCTGCCCGATGGCCCGCCGCTGATCGGCGCCACCGCCGTGCCCGGGCTGTACCTCAACCTGGGCCACGGCTCCACAGGCTGGGCGATGGCATGCGGCTCCGGGCGCATTGCCGCGGACCTGATCGCAGGCAATCGCCCCGGCATCGAACTGGACGGCCTGACCCCCGACCGCTACGGCCTAGGCCCACGCTGA